In Neofelis nebulosa isolate mNeoNeb1 chromosome 7, mNeoNeb1.pri, whole genome shotgun sequence, the following proteins share a genomic window:
- the GMPR2 gene encoding GMP reductase 2 isoform X1: MPHIDNDVKLDFKDVLLRPKRSTLKSRSEVDLTRSFSFRNSKQMYTGIPIIAANMDTVGTFEMAKVLCKFSLFTAVHKHYSLEQWKDFASQNPDCLQHLAASSGMGSSDFEQLEQILEAVPQVKYICLDVANGYSEHFVEFVKDVRKRFPKHTIMAGNVVTGEMVEELILSGADIIKVGIGPGSVCTTRKKTGVGYPQLSAVMECADAAHGLKGHIISDGGCSCPGDVAKAFGAGADFVMLGGMLAGHNESGGELIERDGKKYKLFYGMSSEMAMKKYAGGVAEYRASEGKTVEVPFKGDVDHTIRDILGGIRSTCTYVGAAKLKELSRRTTFIRVTQQVNPIFSDDS, from the exons ATGCCTCACATCGATAACGACGTCAAACTGGACTTCAAGGATGTCTTGTTGAGGCCCAAACGCAGTACCCTTAAGTCTCGAAGTGAG GTGGATCTCACAAGATCCTTTTCATTTCGGAACTCAAAGCAGATGTATACTGGGATCCCCATCATTGCTGCTAATATGGATACTGTGGGCACCTTTGAGATGGCCAAGGTTCTCTGTAAG TTCTCCCTCTTCACAGCTGTCCATAAACACTACAGCCTCGAGCAGTGGAAAGACTTTGCTAGCCAGAATCCTGACTGTCTTCAG CATTTGGCTGCCAGCTCAGGCATGGGCTCTTCTGACTTTGAGCAACTGGAACAGATCCTGGAAGCTGTTCCCCAAGTGAAATATATATGCCTGGACGTGGCAAATGGCTACTCTGAGCACTTTGTGGAGTTTGTAAAGGATGTACGGAAGCGCTTCCCCAAACACACTATTATG GCAGGGAATGTGGTAACAGGAGAGATGGTGGAAGAGCTGATCCTCTCTGGGGCTGACATCATCAAAGTAGGAATAGGACCAG GTTCCGTGTGCACCACTCGGAAGAAAACTGGAGTGGGGTATCCACAGCTCAGTGCAGTGATGGAGTGTGCAGATGCTGCTCATGGCCTCAAAGGCCACATCATTTCA GATGGAGGCTGCAGCTGTCCAGGGGATGTGGCCAAGGCTTTCG GGGCAGGAGCTGACTTTGTGATGCTGGGTGGCATGCTGGCTGGGCACAATGAGTCAGGTGGTGAGCTCATCGAGAGGGATGGCAAGAAGTACAAGCTCTTCTATGGGATGAGTTCTGAAATGGCCATGAAGAAGTATGCTGGGGGCGTGGCTGAATACAG GGCCTCAGAGGGAAAGACAGTGGAGGTGCCCTTTAAAGGGGATGTGGACCATACCATCCGAGACATCCTTGGAGGCATCCGTTCCACATGTACCTACGTGGGAGCAGCTAAACTGAAGGAGTTGAGCCGGAGAACCACCTTTATCCGAGTCACCCAGCAGGTGAATCCAATCTTCAGTGATGACAGCTAG
- the TINF2 gene encoding TERF1-interacting nuclear factor 2 isoform X2, producing the protein MATPPGAGPAALRFAAAATWQVVRGRRVEHFPRVLEFLRSLRAAAPGLVRYRHHERLCMGLKAKVVVELIFQGRPWAQVLNALHHHFPESGPVVRDPKATKQDLRKISEAQKTFCQQVKQLAETPVDLASKLQELEQEYGEPFLAAMEKLFFEYLCQLEKALPALQAQQLQDVLSWMQPGVSITSSFALSQYGVDMGWPLPERLVTDSVSVTEPMEQSPPQQPNLVLHDPSPKARPSSYLSRGLASRKNPEPLAGHHFNLAPLGRRRIQSRWASTKGDHKERPTVMLFPFRNLGSPSQIISEPESREEHETHTADLAGAAGMRAASTGKSKSPSQTLGGRALKENPVDLFASEKEENCLVCPMDPLRLSLSPPKARKPVCPPSLCSSVITIGDLVLDSDEEENDQREGRDPPSTLSQHPYRKPWPHPLDSCSLHPAK; encoded by the exons ATGGCCACGCCCCCGGGGGCCGGTCCCGCGGCTCTGCGCTTCGCAGCCGCGGCCACCTGGCAAGTGGTGCGGGGACGCCGCGTGGAGCATTTCCCCCGGGTATTAGAGTTTTTGCGATCACTGCGCGCTGCTGCCCCTGGCTTGGTTCGCTACCGCCACCATGAACGCCTGTGTATGGGCCTAAAGGCCAAG GTAGTGGTGGAGCTGATCTTTCAGGGCCGGCCGTGGGCCCAAGTTCTGAATGCCCTACATCACCACTTCCCAGAGTCTGGACCTGTAGTGCGGGACCCGAAAGCT ACAAAGCAGGATCTGAGGAAGATCTCAGAGGCACAGAAAACCTTTTGCCAACAGGTGAAGCAACTAGCAGAGACCCCAGTGGACTTGGCTTCCAAGCTGCAG GAACTTGAACAAGAGTATGGGGAACCCTTTTTGGCTGCCATGGAAAAGCTGTTTTTTGAATACCTGTGTCAGCTGGAAAAAGCACTGCCTGCGTTGCAGGCACAGCAG CTTCAAGATGTACTGAGCTGGATGCAGCCTGGAGTTTCTATCACTTCTTCTTTTGCCTTGAGCCAATATGGTGTGGACATGGGGTGGCCACTTCCAG agcgTTTGGTTACTGATTCAGTGAGCGTGACAGAGCCCATGGAGCAAAGTCCTCCTCAGCAACCAAATCTAGTACTTCATGATCCATCGCCAAAAGCCAGGCCTAGCTCATACCTTTCTCGGGGACTAGCCTCAAGGAAGAACCCAGAACCTTTGGCTGGCCACCACTTCAATCTGGCCCCTCTAGGCCGGCGAAGAATCCAGTCCCGATGGGCATCCACTAAGGGAGACCATAAGGAGCGCCCTACAGTCATGCTGTTCCCCTTTAGGAATCTGGGTTCACCAAGCCAGATCATATCTGAGCCTGAGAGCAGGGAAGAACATGAAACACACACGGCAGATCTGGCAGGTGCTGCGGGCATGAGAGCAGCTTCCACTGGAAAGTCTAAGAGTCCATCCCAGACCCTGGGGGGAAGAGCTCTGAAGGAGAACCCAGTTGACTTGTTTGCTTCAGAGAAAGAAGA GAATTGCTTGGTTTGCCCCATGGACCCCCTGAGACTGTCATTATCACCTCCTAAGGCTAGGAAGCCAG TGTGTCCCCCATCTCTGTGCAGCTCTGTCATTACCATAGGGGACTTGGTTTTGGACTctgatgaagaagaaaatgaccagagggaaggaagg GACCCTCCGTCCACACTCTCCCAGCACCCTTACCGAAAGCCTTGGCCACATCCCCTGGACAGCTGCAGCCTCCATCCTGCAAAGTGA
- the GMPR2 gene encoding GMP reductase 2 isoform X4 — protein sequence MLLPSVILPASILVAEKFSLFTAVHKHYSLEQWKDFASQNPDCLQHLAASSGMGSSDFEQLEQILEAVPQVKYICLDVANGYSEHFVEFVKDVRKRFPKHTIMAGNVVTGEMVEELILSGADIIKVGIGPGSVCTTRKKTGVGYPQLSAVMECADAAHGLKGHIISDGGCSCPGDVAKAFGAGADFVMLGGMLAGHNESGGELIERDGKKYKLFYGMSSEMAMKKYAGGVAEYRASEGKTVEVPFKGDVDHTIRDILGGIRSTCTYVGAAKLKELSRRTTFIRVTQQVNPIFSDDS from the exons ATGCTGCTCCCATCAGTAATATTACCTGCCTCTATACTTGTAGCTGAAAAG TTCTCCCTCTTCACAGCTGTCCATAAACACTACAGCCTCGAGCAGTGGAAAGACTTTGCTAGCCAGAATCCTGACTGTCTTCAG CATTTGGCTGCCAGCTCAGGCATGGGCTCTTCTGACTTTGAGCAACTGGAACAGATCCTGGAAGCTGTTCCCCAAGTGAAATATATATGCCTGGACGTGGCAAATGGCTACTCTGAGCACTTTGTGGAGTTTGTAAAGGATGTACGGAAGCGCTTCCCCAAACACACTATTATG GCAGGGAATGTGGTAACAGGAGAGATGGTGGAAGAGCTGATCCTCTCTGGGGCTGACATCATCAAAGTAGGAATAGGACCAG GTTCCGTGTGCACCACTCGGAAGAAAACTGGAGTGGGGTATCCACAGCTCAGTGCAGTGATGGAGTGTGCAGATGCTGCTCATGGCCTCAAAGGCCACATCATTTCA GATGGAGGCTGCAGCTGTCCAGGGGATGTGGCCAAGGCTTTCG GGGCAGGAGCTGACTTTGTGATGCTGGGTGGCATGCTGGCTGGGCACAATGAGTCAGGTGGTGAGCTCATCGAGAGGGATGGCAAGAAGTACAAGCTCTTCTATGGGATGAGTTCTGAAATGGCCATGAAGAAGTATGCTGGGGGCGTGGCTGAATACAG GGCCTCAGAGGGAAAGACAGTGGAGGTGCCCTTTAAAGGGGATGTGGACCATACCATCCGAGACATCCTTGGAGGCATCCGTTCCACATGTACCTACGTGGGAGCAGCTAAACTGAAGGAGTTGAGCCGGAGAACCACCTTTATCCGAGTCACCCAGCAGGTGAATCCAATCTTCAGTGATGACAGCTAG
- the GMPR2 gene encoding GMP reductase 2 isoform X2, with protein sequence MPHIDNDVKLDFKDVLLRPKRSTLKSRSEFSLFTAVHKHYSLEQWKDFASQNPDCLQHLAASSGMGSSDFEQLEQILEAVPQVKYICLDVANGYSEHFVEFVKDVRKRFPKHTIMAGNVVTGEMVEELILSGADIIKVGIGPGSVCTTRKKTGVGYPQLSAVMECADAAHGLKGHIISDGGCSCPGDVAKAFGAGADFVMLGGMLAGHNESGGELIERDGKKYKLFYGMSSEMAMKKYAGGVAEYRASEGKTVEVPFKGDVDHTIRDILGGIRSTCTYVGAAKLKELSRRTTFIRVTQQVNPIFSDDS encoded by the exons ATGCCTCACATCGATAACGACGTCAAACTGGACTTCAAGGATGTCTTGTTGAGGCCCAAACGCAGTACCCTTAAGTCTCGAAGTGAG TTCTCCCTCTTCACAGCTGTCCATAAACACTACAGCCTCGAGCAGTGGAAAGACTTTGCTAGCCAGAATCCTGACTGTCTTCAG CATTTGGCTGCCAGCTCAGGCATGGGCTCTTCTGACTTTGAGCAACTGGAACAGATCCTGGAAGCTGTTCCCCAAGTGAAATATATATGCCTGGACGTGGCAAATGGCTACTCTGAGCACTTTGTGGAGTTTGTAAAGGATGTACGGAAGCGCTTCCCCAAACACACTATTATG GCAGGGAATGTGGTAACAGGAGAGATGGTGGAAGAGCTGATCCTCTCTGGGGCTGACATCATCAAAGTAGGAATAGGACCAG GTTCCGTGTGCACCACTCGGAAGAAAACTGGAGTGGGGTATCCACAGCTCAGTGCAGTGATGGAGTGTGCAGATGCTGCTCATGGCCTCAAAGGCCACATCATTTCA GATGGAGGCTGCAGCTGTCCAGGGGATGTGGCCAAGGCTTTCG GGGCAGGAGCTGACTTTGTGATGCTGGGTGGCATGCTGGCTGGGCACAATGAGTCAGGTGGTGAGCTCATCGAGAGGGATGGCAAGAAGTACAAGCTCTTCTATGGGATGAGTTCTGAAATGGCCATGAAGAAGTATGCTGGGGGCGTGGCTGAATACAG GGCCTCAGAGGGAAAGACAGTGGAGGTGCCCTTTAAAGGGGATGTGGACCATACCATCCGAGACATCCTTGGAGGCATCCGTTCCACATGTACCTACGTGGGAGCAGCTAAACTGAAGGAGTTGAGCCGGAGAACCACCTTTATCCGAGTCACCCAGCAGGTGAATCCAATCTTCAGTGATGACAGCTAG
- the TINF2 gene encoding TERF1-interacting nuclear factor 2 isoform X3 produces the protein MATPPGAGPAALRFAAAATWQVVRGRRVEHFPRVLEFLRSLRAAAPGLVRYRHHERLCMGLKAKVVVELIFQGRPWAQVLNALHHHFPESGPVVRDPKATKQDLRKISEAQKTFCQQVKQLAETPVDLASKLQELEQEYGEPFLAAMEKLFFEYLCQLEKALPALQAQQLQDVLSWMQPGVSITSSFALSQYGVDMGWPLPERLVTDSVSVTEPMEQSPPQQPNLVLHDPSPKARPSSYLSRGLASRKNPEPLAGHHFNLAPLGRRRIQSRWASTKGDHKERPTVMLFPFRNLGSPSQIISEPESREEHETHTADLAGAAGMRAASTGKSKSPSQTLGGRALKENPVDLFASEKEENCLVCPMDPLRLSLSPPKARKPGPSVHTLPAPLPKALATSPGQLQPPSCKVKSTVKR, from the exons ATGGCCACGCCCCCGGGGGCCGGTCCCGCGGCTCTGCGCTTCGCAGCCGCGGCCACCTGGCAAGTGGTGCGGGGACGCCGCGTGGAGCATTTCCCCCGGGTATTAGAGTTTTTGCGATCACTGCGCGCTGCTGCCCCTGGCTTGGTTCGCTACCGCCACCATGAACGCCTGTGTATGGGCCTAAAGGCCAAG GTAGTGGTGGAGCTGATCTTTCAGGGCCGGCCGTGGGCCCAAGTTCTGAATGCCCTACATCACCACTTCCCAGAGTCTGGACCTGTAGTGCGGGACCCGAAAGCT ACAAAGCAGGATCTGAGGAAGATCTCAGAGGCACAGAAAACCTTTTGCCAACAGGTGAAGCAACTAGCAGAGACCCCAGTGGACTTGGCTTCCAAGCTGCAG GAACTTGAACAAGAGTATGGGGAACCCTTTTTGGCTGCCATGGAAAAGCTGTTTTTTGAATACCTGTGTCAGCTGGAAAAAGCACTGCCTGCGTTGCAGGCACAGCAG CTTCAAGATGTACTGAGCTGGATGCAGCCTGGAGTTTCTATCACTTCTTCTTTTGCCTTGAGCCAATATGGTGTGGACATGGGGTGGCCACTTCCAG agcgTTTGGTTACTGATTCAGTGAGCGTGACAGAGCCCATGGAGCAAAGTCCTCCTCAGCAACCAAATCTAGTACTTCATGATCCATCGCCAAAAGCCAGGCCTAGCTCATACCTTTCTCGGGGACTAGCCTCAAGGAAGAACCCAGAACCTTTGGCTGGCCACCACTTCAATCTGGCCCCTCTAGGCCGGCGAAGAATCCAGTCCCGATGGGCATCCACTAAGGGAGACCATAAGGAGCGCCCTACAGTCATGCTGTTCCCCTTTAGGAATCTGGGTTCACCAAGCCAGATCATATCTGAGCCTGAGAGCAGGGAAGAACATGAAACACACACGGCAGATCTGGCAGGTGCTGCGGGCATGAGAGCAGCTTCCACTGGAAAGTCTAAGAGTCCATCCCAGACCCTGGGGGGAAGAGCTCTGAAGGAGAACCCAGTTGACTTGTTTGCTTCAGAGAAAGAAGA GAATTGCTTGGTTTGCCCCATGGACCCCCTGAGACTGTCATTATCACCTCCTAAGGCTAGGAAGCCAG GACCCTCCGTCCACACTCTCCCAGCACCCTTACCGAAAGCCTTGGCCACATCCCCTGGACAGCTGCAGCCTCCATCCTGCAAAGTGAAGAGCACTGTGAAGAGATAA
- the GMPR2 gene encoding GMP reductase 2 isoform X3 produces the protein MDSAAACGSVSLKDFISLSLFLIAFSLFTAVHKHYSLEQWKDFASQNPDCLQHLAASSGMGSSDFEQLEQILEAVPQVKYICLDVANGYSEHFVEFVKDVRKRFPKHTIMAGNVVTGEMVEELILSGADIIKVGIGPGSVCTTRKKTGVGYPQLSAVMECADAAHGLKGHIISDGGCSCPGDVAKAFGAGADFVMLGGMLAGHNESGGELIERDGKKYKLFYGMSSEMAMKKYAGGVAEYRASEGKTVEVPFKGDVDHTIRDILGGIRSTCTYVGAAKLKELSRRTTFIRVTQQVNPIFSDDS, from the exons ATGGATTCTGCTGCTGCTTGTGGCTCTGTTAGCCTTAAGGACttcatctccctttctctatttttgatTGCT TTCTCCCTCTTCACAGCTGTCCATAAACACTACAGCCTCGAGCAGTGGAAAGACTTTGCTAGCCAGAATCCTGACTGTCTTCAG CATTTGGCTGCCAGCTCAGGCATGGGCTCTTCTGACTTTGAGCAACTGGAACAGATCCTGGAAGCTGTTCCCCAAGTGAAATATATATGCCTGGACGTGGCAAATGGCTACTCTGAGCACTTTGTGGAGTTTGTAAAGGATGTACGGAAGCGCTTCCCCAAACACACTATTATG GCAGGGAATGTGGTAACAGGAGAGATGGTGGAAGAGCTGATCCTCTCTGGGGCTGACATCATCAAAGTAGGAATAGGACCAG GTTCCGTGTGCACCACTCGGAAGAAAACTGGAGTGGGGTATCCACAGCTCAGTGCAGTGATGGAGTGTGCAGATGCTGCTCATGGCCTCAAAGGCCACATCATTTCA GATGGAGGCTGCAGCTGTCCAGGGGATGTGGCCAAGGCTTTCG GGGCAGGAGCTGACTTTGTGATGCTGGGTGGCATGCTGGCTGGGCACAATGAGTCAGGTGGTGAGCTCATCGAGAGGGATGGCAAGAAGTACAAGCTCTTCTATGGGATGAGTTCTGAAATGGCCATGAAGAAGTATGCTGGGGGCGTGGCTGAATACAG GGCCTCAGAGGGAAAGACAGTGGAGGTGCCCTTTAAAGGGGATGTGGACCATACCATCCGAGACATCCTTGGAGGCATCCGTTCCACATGTACCTACGTGGGAGCAGCTAAACTGAAGGAGTTGAGCCGGAGAACCACCTTTATCCGAGTCACCCAGCAGGTGAATCCAATCTTCAGTGATGACAGCTAG
- the TINF2 gene encoding TERF1-interacting nuclear factor 2 isoform X1, with translation MATPPGAGPAALRFAAAATWQVVRGRRVEHFPRVLEFLRSLRAAAPGLVRYRHHERLCMGLKAKVVVELIFQGRPWAQVLNALHHHFPESGPVVRDPKATKQDLRKISEAQKTFCQQVKQLAETPVDLASKLQELEQEYGEPFLAAMEKLFFEYLCQLEKALPALQAQQLQDVLSWMQPGVSITSSFALSQYGVDMGWPLPERLVTDSVSVTEPMEQSPPQQPNLVLHDPSPKARPSSYLSRGLASRKNPEPLAGHHFNLAPLGRRRIQSRWASTKGDHKERPTVMLFPFRNLGSPSQIISEPESREEHETHTADLAGAAGMRAASTGKSKSPSQTLGGRALKENPVDLFASEKEENCLVCPMDPLRLSLSPPKARKPVCPPSLCSSVITIGDLVLDSDEEENDQREGRESLENYQKTKFDTLIPTFYEYLPTSGPSAVSVPSMTMQTGLDTYDRTGILSALHLSP, from the exons ATGGCCACGCCCCCGGGGGCCGGTCCCGCGGCTCTGCGCTTCGCAGCCGCGGCCACCTGGCAAGTGGTGCGGGGACGCCGCGTGGAGCATTTCCCCCGGGTATTAGAGTTTTTGCGATCACTGCGCGCTGCTGCCCCTGGCTTGGTTCGCTACCGCCACCATGAACGCCTGTGTATGGGCCTAAAGGCCAAG GTAGTGGTGGAGCTGATCTTTCAGGGCCGGCCGTGGGCCCAAGTTCTGAATGCCCTACATCACCACTTCCCAGAGTCTGGACCTGTAGTGCGGGACCCGAAAGCT ACAAAGCAGGATCTGAGGAAGATCTCAGAGGCACAGAAAACCTTTTGCCAACAGGTGAAGCAACTAGCAGAGACCCCAGTGGACTTGGCTTCCAAGCTGCAG GAACTTGAACAAGAGTATGGGGAACCCTTTTTGGCTGCCATGGAAAAGCTGTTTTTTGAATACCTGTGTCAGCTGGAAAAAGCACTGCCTGCGTTGCAGGCACAGCAG CTTCAAGATGTACTGAGCTGGATGCAGCCTGGAGTTTCTATCACTTCTTCTTTTGCCTTGAGCCAATATGGTGTGGACATGGGGTGGCCACTTCCAG agcgTTTGGTTACTGATTCAGTGAGCGTGACAGAGCCCATGGAGCAAAGTCCTCCTCAGCAACCAAATCTAGTACTTCATGATCCATCGCCAAAAGCCAGGCCTAGCTCATACCTTTCTCGGGGACTAGCCTCAAGGAAGAACCCAGAACCTTTGGCTGGCCACCACTTCAATCTGGCCCCTCTAGGCCGGCGAAGAATCCAGTCCCGATGGGCATCCACTAAGGGAGACCATAAGGAGCGCCCTACAGTCATGCTGTTCCCCTTTAGGAATCTGGGTTCACCAAGCCAGATCATATCTGAGCCTGAGAGCAGGGAAGAACATGAAACACACACGGCAGATCTGGCAGGTGCTGCGGGCATGAGAGCAGCTTCCACTGGAAAGTCTAAGAGTCCATCCCAGACCCTGGGGGGAAGAGCTCTGAAGGAGAACCCAGTTGACTTGTTTGCTTCAGAGAAAGAAGA GAATTGCTTGGTTTGCCCCATGGACCCCCTGAGACTGTCATTATCACCTCCTAAGGCTAGGAAGCCAG TGTGTCCCCCATCTCTGTGCAGCTCTGTCATTACCATAGGGGACTTGGTTTTGGACTctgatgaagaagaaaatgaccagagggaaggaagg GAGTCTCTGGAAAACTATCAGAAGACCAAGTTTGACACCTTGATCCCCACCTTCTATGAATACCTCCCTACTTCTGGCCCCAGTGCTGTGTCTGTCCCTTCCATGACCATGCAGACAGGTCTAGACACTTATGATAGGACCGGAATTCTCTCTGCACTCCACCTGTCTCCCTGA